Proteins encoded together in one Miscanthus floridulus cultivar M001 chromosome 16, ASM1932011v1, whole genome shotgun sequence window:
- the LOC136513774 gene encoding LRR receptor-like serine/threonine-protein kinase GSO1 produces the protein MGIKQSCSFTPCVLADLSLLFCILLAPVCLATPATSPAALLQVKSGLTDPEGVLSGWSLEADVCSWHGITCLPGEVGIVTGLNLSGYGLSGMIPPAISGLISIESIDLSSNSLTGPIPPELGVLENLRTLLLFSNSLTGTIPSELGLLKNLKVLRIGDNRLHGEIPPHLGNCSELVTLGLAYCQLNGTIPAELGRLKQLQKLALDNNTLTGGIPEQLAGCVSLRFLSVADNMLQGNIPSFIGSFSDLQSLNLANNQFSGEIPAEIGSLSSLTYLNLLGNSLTGAIPAELNRLGQLQVLDLSMNNISGKVSISAAQLKNLKYLVLTGNLLDGAIPEDLCADDSSSLLENLFLAGNNLEGGIEALLSCGALQSIDVSNNSFTGVIPPDIDRLPGLVNLVLHNNSFTGGLQPQIGNLSNLEILSLFHNGLTGGIPQEIGRLQKLKLLFLYENQMSGTIPDELTNCTSLEEVDFFGNHFHGPIPERIGNLKNLAVLQLRQNDLSGPIPASLGECRSLQALALADNRLTGALPETFGQLAELSVVTLYNNSLEAPLPESLFQLKNLTVINFSHNRFAGSLVPLLGSTSLAVLALTDNSFSGVIPAVVARSRNMVRLQLGGNRLTGAIPAELGNLTRLSMLDLSLNNLSGDIPAELSNCVELTHLKLDGNNLTGTVPAWLGSLRSLGELDLSWNALTGGIPPELGNCSGLLKLSLGDNHLTGSIPPEIGRLTSLNVLNLNKNSLTGAIPPALQQCNKLYELRLSENSLEGPIPPELGQLSELQVILDLSRNRLSGEIPASLGSLVKLERLNLSSNRLDGQIPSSLLQLTSLHRLNLSDNLLSGAVPAGLSSFPAASFVGNELCGAPLLPCGPRSPARRLSGTEVVVIVAGIALVSAVVCVALLYTMLRVWSNWRAVSVSNSDGEESAHGGGGKWGDGKYWKVGSPVSWSAEQKHSSGSETASVLLHDKSTEAARAGKR, from the coding sequence ATGGGTATCAAGCAGAGCTGCAGCTTCACTCCGTGTGTTCTTGCTGATCTATCCCTGCTCTTCTGCATCCTGCTTGCACCTGTATGTTTAGCCACACCAGCCACATCTCCTGCTGCTCTCTTGCAAGTGAAGTCCGGCCTCACCGACCCTGAAGGTGTCCTCTCCGGCTGGTCGCTGGAGGCCGACGTGTGCTCATGGCATGGCATTACATGCCTGCCCGGGGAGGTGGGCATTGTGACAGGCCTCAACCTGTCCGGTTATGGCCTGTCAGGCATGATTCCGCCGGCGATCAGTGGCCTCATCTCCATCGAGTCCATTGACTTGTCCTCCAATTCCCTCACTGGGCCGATCCCGCCGGAGCTTGGCGTGCTGGAGAACCTGAGGACACTGCTCCTCTTCTCCAACTCCCTCACCGGCACCATCCCGTCGGAGCTCGGTCTTCTCAAGAACCTCAAGGTGCTCAGGATCGGCGACAACAGGCTGCACGGCGAGATCCCGCCACACCTGGGCAACTGCTCGGAGCTGGTGACGCTCGGCCTGGCCTACTGCCAGCTGAATGGCACCATTCCTGCTGAGCTTGGCAGACTGAAGCAGTTGCAGAAGCTGGCCCTGGACAACAACACCCTCACCGGCGGCATCCCGGAGCAGCTTGCTGGCTGCGTAAGCTTGCGCTTTCTGTCAGTGGCTGATAACATGCTGCAAGGCAACATTCCTTCGTTTATTGGGAGCTTCAGTGATCTCCAGTCTCTTAATTTAGCAAACAATCAGTTCTCCGGTGAGATTCCGGCGGAGATCGGCAGCCTTTCCAGCTTGACATACCTCAACCTGCTCGGCAACAGCCTGACCGGCGCCATTCCGGCAGAACTGAACCGGCTGGGCCAGCTGCAGGTTCTGGACTTATCCATGAACAACATTTCTGGAAAGGTCAGCATCTCTGCTGCACAACTGAAGAACCTGAAGTACCTTGTGCTGACTGGCAATCTCCTTGACGGCGCGATCCCTGAAGACCTCTGCGCTGACGACTCATCAAGCCTGCTGGAGAACCTGTTCCTCGCTGGCAATAATCTTGAAGGCGGCATCGAGGCGCTGCTCAGCTGCGGTGCTCTTCAGTCCATCGATGTGTCAAACAACAGCTTCACCGGAGTGATACCGCCGGACATTGACCGGCTGCCTGGCCTCGTCAACCTTGTTCTGCACAATAACAGCTTCACCGGCGGCCTGCAGCCGCAGATAGGGAACCTGAGCAACCTGGAGATCCTGTCTCTGTTCCACAATGGCCTCACCGGTGGAATACCGCAGGAGATCGGCAGGCTTCAGAAGCTGAAGCTCTTGTTCCTCTACGAGAACCAGATGTCCGGAACCATCCCTGACGAGCTCACCAACTGCACGAGCTTGGAAGAGGTGGACTTCTTCGGCAACCACTTCCATGGTCCTATTCCCGAGAGGATCGGGAACCTCAAGAACCTGGCCGTGCTTCAGCTCCGGCAGAACGACCTGTCGGGCCCCATTCCGGCGAGCCTCGGTGAGTGCAGGAGCCTTCAGGCGCTGGCATTGGCAGACAACCGGCTCACCGGCGCGTTGCCCGAGACATTCGGGCAGCTCGCCGAGCTCAGCGTGGTAACTCTGTACAACAACTCCCTCGAGGCCCCCCTGCCGGAGTCGCTGTTCCAGCTCAAGAACCTGACCGTGATCAACTTCTCCCACAACCGGTTCGCCGGCAGCCTCGTACCTCTCCTCGGCTCGACCTCCCTCGCCGTGCTGGCGCTCACCGACAACAGCTTCTCCGGCGTCATTCCAGCGGTAGTCGCCCGATCAAGGAACATGGTGCGGCTCCAGCTTGGTGGCAACCGGCTCACCGGTGCGATACCGGCCGAACTAGGCAATCTGACAAGGCTCAGCATGCTTGACCTTTCGCTCAACAACCTCTCCGGCGACATCCCGGCAGAGCTCTCCAACTGTGTTGAGCTCACCCATCTGAAGCTCGACGGGAACAACCTGACGGGCACCGTCCCTGCATGGCTCGGCAGCCTCAGGTCACTCGGCGAGCTCGACCTGTCGTGGAACGCGTTGACCGGAGGCATCCCGCCGGAGCTAGGCAACTGCTCCGGCCTGCTGAAGCTGTCCCTCGGCGACAACCACCTCACCGGAAGCATCCCGCCGGAGATCGGCAGGCTGACGTCTCTGAACGTTCTGAACCTGAACAAGAACAGCCTCACCGGCGCCATACCGCCAGCGCTGCAGCAATGCAACAAGCTGTACGAGCTGAGGTTGTCGGAGAACTCGCTGGAGGGGCCAATCCCGCCGGAGCTCGGGCAGCTCTCGGAGCTACAGGTGATACTAGACCTGAGCCGGAACAGGCTCTCTGGCGAGATCCCGGCGTCCCTCGGCAGCCTGGTGAAGCTGGAGCGGCTGAACCTGTCGTCCAACCGGCTGGACGGGCAGATACCGTCCTCGCTGCTGCAGCTGACGAGCCTGCACCGCCTGAACCTCTCCGACAACCTCCTCTCCGGCGCGGTGCCCGCGGGGCTGTCGAGCTTCCCGGCGGCGTCGTTCGTCGGCAACGAGCTCTGCGGTGCGCCGCTGCTGCCGTGTGGGCCGCGGTCGCCTGCTAGGCGGCTGTCGGGCACAGAGGTGGTCGTGATCGTTGCGGGCATCGCGCTGGTCTCGGCGGTGGTGTGCGTGGCGCTGCTTTACACCATGCTGAGGGTGTGGAGCAACTGGCGGGCGGTGTCGGTGTCCAACTCCGACGGCGAGGAGTCAGCGCACGGCGGCGGTGGGAAGTGGGGCGACGGCAAGTACTGGAAGGTCGGGTCGCCTGTGTCTTGGTCGGCGGAGCAGAAGCACAGCTCCGGGTCCGAGACCGCCAGCGTGCTGCTCCATGACAAGTCCACGGAGGCTGCCAGGGCCGGGAAGAGGTAG